From the genome of Hymenobacter cellulosilyticus, one region includes:
- a CDS encoding di-heme oxidoreductase family protein: protein MCASALTACETTLEDAAPLGASSSQNGKARDEEERTFGPADFAGPAGGSNTLDLTGPMSFGTPSPAIAGADLQLHLAGREGFDQVFSLEELAPLWNNESCSGCHVNGGRSKLGSNPLIPQLLFRVSIPGTNPDGGPNPVPGIGDQIQPFIVKDGVRVVGEEGTVSTTYVEELRAFVDGQAYSLRKPTYTPSVSLPADVMISPRIGQQMAGLGLLEAVEARDILELADPTDRNNDGISGRPNMVWDVALQKEVLGRFGWKANQPNLLQQAAAAFNGDLGITSPLFPLESNVPGGGRNKRGPGIAMTTSGLSSLSTAAAILKDPSASSTVTDIDVDKLFATAFYTGTLAVPAARNANDPQVLRGQALFVAAKCAACHQPVLETVGNAPFGLGNQKIHPYTDLLLHDMGPGLADGRPDFKASGSEWRTAPLWGIGLSAITSRHTNYLHDGRARNVLEAIMWHGGEGDASRQYVEKLSQTDRDALVAFVNSL, encoded by the coding sequence TTGTGCGCATCGGCGCTGACCGCTTGCGAAACCACCTTAGAAGACGCTGCACCTCTGGGCGCCTCCAGCAGCCAGAATGGTAAAGCCAGAGACGAGGAAGAGCGCACCTTCGGTCCGGCCGACTTTGCTGGCCCGGCCGGCGGAAGCAACACGCTCGATCTGACGGGCCCGATGTCGTTTGGCACCCCTTCGCCCGCCATTGCCGGCGCCGACTTGCAGCTGCACCTGGCCGGGCGTGAGGGCTTCGACCAGGTGTTTTCCCTCGAAGAGCTGGCCCCGCTCTGGAACAATGAAAGCTGCAGCGGATGCCACGTAAACGGCGGCCGTAGCAAGCTGGGTAGCAACCCGCTGATTCCGCAGCTGCTGTTCCGGGTGAGTATTCCCGGCACCAACCCCGACGGTGGTCCTAACCCCGTACCCGGCATCGGCGACCAGATCCAGCCTTTCATCGTGAAAGATGGGGTGAGAGTGGTAGGAGAGGAAGGCACGGTAAGCACCACGTACGTGGAAGAGTTGCGCGCCTTTGTCGATGGTCAGGCTTACAGCCTGCGCAAGCCTACCTACACGCCCTCGGTAAGCCTGCCGGCCGACGTAATGATTTCGCCGCGTATCGGGCAGCAGATGGCCGGTCTGGGCCTGCTGGAAGCTGTAGAAGCCAGGGATATTCTCGAACTGGCCGACCCCACTGACCGCAATAATGACGGTATTTCGGGCCGGCCCAACATGGTGTGGGATGTTGCCTTGCAAAAAGAAGTGCTGGGCCGTTTTGGCTGGAAGGCCAACCAGCCCAACCTGTTGCAGCAGGCCGCCGCGGCCTTCAATGGTGACTTGGGTATCACCAGCCCGCTTTTCCCCCTCGAGTCGAACGTGCCCGGTGGTGGCCGGAACAAGAGAGGTCCCGGCATTGCGATGACGACTTCCGGCTTGTCCAGCTTATCGACGGCAGCCGCCATCCTTAAGGATCCCAGCGCCTCTTCGACCGTCACCGATATTGATGTCGACAAGCTGTTTGCTACTGCCTTCTACACCGGTACGCTGGCTGTGCCGGCCGCCCGCAATGCCAACGACCCGCAGGTACTGCGCGGACAGGCGCTGTTCGTAGCGGCCAAATGCGCGGCCTGCCACCAGCCCGTGCTCGAAACGGTCGGCAATGCTCCTTTCGGCCTGGGCAACCAGAAAATACATCCCTACACCGACCTGCTGCTGCACGACATGGGTCCGGGCCTGGCTGATGGCCGCCCCGACTTTAAGGCTAGCGGCAGTGAATGGCGCACGGCTCCTCTCTGGGGCATCGGCCTGAGTGCCATTACTAGCCGGCACACCAACTACCTGCACGATGGTCGCGCCCGCAACGTGCTGGAAGCCATTATGTGGCATGGTGGCGAAGGCGACGCGTCGCGCCAGTATGTAGAAAAACTCTCGCAGACCGACCGCGACGCCCTGGTGGCGTTTGTCAATTCGCTGTAA
- a CDS encoding aldo/keto reductase yields METRNLGQQGLRVSDLGLGCMGMSDFYGQRDDAESTRTLHRAQELGVTFFDTADMYGPYLNEELVGRAFQGRRQQIVLATKFGIQRDPNDPAKRGVNGRPEYVRQACEGSLKRLGTDYIDLYYQHRVDPNTPIEETVGAMSRLVEEGKVRFLGLSEAAADTVRRANAVHPISALQTEYSLWSRDPEDEILPTVKELGIGFVPYSPLGRGFLTGQIQKFEDLDQDDYRRHTPRFQGENFQKNLDLVARIKDLAGQKGCSASQLALAWVLAQGQDVVPIPGTKRISYLEENLGALQVQLSSEELRQLDEIAPKGVAAGQRYPEQMMRSVNG; encoded by the coding sequence ATGGAAACTCGCAATTTGGGCCAGCAGGGCCTGCGCGTCTCGGACCTGGGCCTGGGCTGTATGGGCATGTCCGACTTCTACGGCCAGCGCGACGACGCCGAAAGCACCCGCACTCTGCACCGGGCTCAGGAGCTGGGCGTCACTTTTTTCGACACGGCCGATATGTACGGCCCTTACCTCAACGAAGAACTCGTTGGCCGCGCCTTCCAGGGCCGGCGGCAGCAAATTGTGCTGGCTACCAAGTTTGGCATTCAGCGCGACCCCAACGACCCGGCCAAGCGCGGGGTCAACGGCCGACCTGAGTACGTGCGCCAGGCCTGCGAAGGCAGCCTCAAGCGCCTGGGCACTGATTATATCGACCTTTACTACCAGCACCGCGTCGACCCTAACACGCCCATTGAGGAAACCGTAGGCGCCATGAGCCGCTTGGTGGAAGAAGGCAAAGTGCGCTTTCTGGGCCTTTCCGAAGCTGCTGCCGACACCGTGCGCCGGGCCAATGCCGTGCACCCGATTTCGGCTTTACAAACCGAGTATTCGCTTTGGAGCCGGGACCCGGAAGATGAGATTCTGCCCACGGTGAAGGAGCTAGGCATCGGCTTTGTGCCCTACAGTCCGCTGGGCCGGGGCTTCCTTACCGGTCAGATTCAGAAGTTCGAAGACCTCGACCAGGACGATTACCGCCGCCACACGCCGCGTTTTCAAGGAGAGAATTTTCAGAAAAACCTGGACCTCGTAGCCCGCATTAAAGACCTGGCGGGCCAGAAAGGCTGCTCGGCCAGTCAACTGGCCCTGGCCTGGGTACTGGCCCAGGGGCAGGATGTCGTCCCAATCCCGGGTACCAAGCGCATCAGCTATCTGGAAGAAAATCTGGGAGCCCTGCAGGTGCAGCTCTCGTCGGAAGAGCTTCGCCAACTCGATGAAATTGCGCCCAAAGGCGTGGCAGCCGGCCAGCGCTACCCCGAGCAGATGATGCGCAGCGTAAACGGGTAA
- a CDS encoding DUF4112 domain-containing protein, which translates to MERVARLLDSQFKLPGTNFRFGLDPILGLLPVVGGLPTLAVSSVLVMTMMRHGASGALVVRMVLNILLDTIIGAIPILGNIFDFAYKSNDRNVALLRAHYAEGKHQGSGRGLLTVVLIGFFIFLAALVWGLWTLTAWFWQYGSENWW; encoded by the coding sequence GTGGAGCGCGTGGCCCGCCTGCTCGACAGCCAGTTTAAGCTCCCAGGCACCAACTTCCGCTTCGGCCTGGACCCCATCCTGGGGCTATTGCCCGTGGTGGGCGGGCTGCCGACCTTGGCCGTATCAAGTGTGCTGGTAATGACCATGATGCGGCACGGAGCCAGCGGGGCGCTGGTGGTGCGCATGGTGCTCAACATCCTGCTCGACACCATTATAGGCGCCATTCCTATCTTGGGCAACATCTTCGATTTCGCCTACAAAAGCAACGACCGGAACGTAGCTTTGCTGCGGGCCCACTACGCCGAGGGCAAGCATCAGGGCAGCGGCCGGGGCCTGCTTACGGTAGTGCTCATTGGCTTTTTTATCTTTCTGGCAGCTCTCGTTTGGGGCCTCTGGACGCTGACGGCCTGGTTCTGGCAGTACGGCAGTGAGAACTGGTGGTAA
- a CDS encoding zinc carboxypeptidase → MNRDWLALTQPESRARMAFFHEWYPNVMIDFHEMGTNGTYYFEPSKPFSTENDLIPRATYEVLNVHLAKYFAKALDNLGSLYWTKEQFDNLSPIYGSTYPDFQGGVGITFEVGSSRGLAQEGTNGVVTFPFTIRNHVATGLATVRGAVEEKELYLKHQREFFASALTDARKFPTKAYVFGNAQDETLTNKFLNLLLQHKIEVHELGKTVTLDKQQFEKGKAYVVPTAQPQYRIVNSLFEELTTFHDSVFYDVTGWSQAHAYGLAVAKQKNTSLVQGAPVQAVKTLNGTVRGGQSSYAYLLSWSDYNAPRSLTALQRAGLVAKVSFKPFSAGTAQSSTDFGYGTLVIPVAAQKLPADSVFQIVSRISRQNQVTFTSVGTGFSAKGIDLGSNNVRTAPETKAAILVGQGTNSSEVGEAWFVASQQLGVPLSRIEVGNFGRAPLGRYSSIVLVGGSYSALDKAAVAKLRQWVQDGGTLITLKNASEWAIRQGIVKEKLLIPANGGWADTTATTSAKGKAGAPGRADFVQQEQEGTRAIAGSIYSADIDITNPIGFGLTSRRLYVFRNGTTFLKPSRNPYATVAQYTAQPLVSGYVSKGNLKQISSSAAVVVSKVGSGRVVLFADDPNFRHYWHGTSRLFANALLLGPLLNLPEGPAAISAEEEQE, encoded by the coding sequence TTGAACCGCGACTGGCTGGCGCTGACCCAGCCCGAAAGCCGGGCCCGGATGGCGTTTTTCCACGAGTGGTACCCCAACGTGATGATAGACTTTCACGAAATGGGCACCAACGGCACGTACTATTTCGAGCCGTCCAAGCCCTTCAGTACCGAAAACGACCTGATTCCCCGGGCTACCTACGAAGTGCTCAACGTGCATCTGGCCAAGTACTTTGCCAAGGCTCTGGACAACCTGGGCTCTTTGTACTGGACCAAGGAGCAGTTCGACAACCTGTCACCCATCTACGGCTCGACTTATCCCGATTTTCAGGGCGGCGTGGGCATCACCTTCGAAGTAGGCAGCTCCCGGGGCCTGGCCCAGGAAGGCACCAACGGCGTGGTTACGTTCCCCTTTACCATCCGCAACCACGTGGCTACCGGCCTGGCTACGGTGCGGGGCGCCGTAGAGGAAAAAGAGCTGTATCTGAAGCACCAGCGCGAGTTTTTTGCCTCGGCCCTCACCGACGCCCGCAAGTTTCCGACCAAGGCCTACGTCTTCGGCAACGCCCAGGATGAAACGCTGACCAACAAGTTTCTAAACCTGCTGCTCCAACACAAAATCGAGGTGCACGAGCTGGGCAAAACCGTCACGCTCGACAAGCAGCAATTTGAAAAGGGCAAGGCCTACGTGGTACCCACCGCCCAGCCCCAGTACCGCATCGTCAACTCCCTGTTTGAGGAGCTGACCACCTTTCACGACAGTGTGTTCTACGACGTAACCGGCTGGAGCCAGGCCCACGCCTACGGCCTGGCGGTGGCCAAGCAAAAGAATACCAGCTTAGTACAAGGTGCCCCGGTGCAGGCCGTCAAAACCCTGAACGGCACCGTGCGCGGGGGCCAAAGCAGCTACGCCTACCTGCTGTCCTGGTCCGACTACAATGCCCCGCGCAGCCTCACCGCGTTGCAGCGGGCCGGCTTAGTAGCCAAAGTCAGCTTTAAACCCTTCAGCGCCGGCACTGCTCAAAGCTCCACCGACTTCGGCTACGGCACGCTCGTCATTCCCGTAGCGGCCCAGAAGCTGCCCGCCGATTCAGTGTTTCAGATTGTGAGCCGCATCAGCCGCCAGAACCAGGTCACCTTTACCAGCGTCGGCACGGGCTTCAGCGCTAAGGGTATTGACCTGGGTTCCAACAACGTGCGCACGGCCCCCGAAACCAAGGCGGCCATTCTGGTGGGGCAGGGCACCAACTCCTCGGAAGTAGGCGAGGCGTGGTTTGTAGCCAGCCAGCAGCTGGGTGTACCCTTGAGCCGGATTGAGGTCGGCAACTTCGGCCGGGCCCCGCTGGGACGCTACTCCAGCATTGTGCTGGTGGGCGGCTCGTACTCGGCTCTGGATAAGGCTGCTGTGGCCAAGCTGCGGCAGTGGGTGCAGGATGGCGGTACGCTCATTACCCTGAAAAACGCCTCGGAGTGGGCCATCAGGCAGGGCATCGTCAAGGAGAAACTGCTGATTCCGGCCAACGGCGGCTGGGCCGATACCACCGCCACGACCAGCGCGAAAGGCAAAGCGGGTGCTCCTGGCCGCGCCGATTTCGTGCAGCAGGAGCAGGAGGGCACCCGGGCCATTGCCGGCTCCATCTACTCGGCCGACATCGACATTACTAACCCCATCGGCTTCGGTTTGACCAGCCGCCGGCTCTACGTTTTCCGCAACGGCACCACCTTTCTCAAGCCTAGCCGAAACCCCTACGCCACCGTGGCCCAGTACACGGCCCAGCCCCTGGTAAGCGGCTACGTGTCGAAGGGCAACCTGAAGCAAATCAGCAGCTCGGCGGCCGTGGTAGTGAGCAAGGTAGGTTCGGGCCGCGTCGTGCTTTTCGCCGATGACCCCAACTTCCGCCACTACTGGCACGGCACGTCCCGGCTGTTTGCCAACGCCCTGCTGCTCGGGCCGCTCCTGAACCTGCCCGAAGGCCCCGCGGCTATTTCGGCCGAGGAAGAGCAGGAGTAG
- a CDS encoding M14 family zinc carboxypeptidase, whose translation MLKSSFSAALLSLGLTLAQPAAAQNSYFFPAAQASTFDSKIPTPEQFLGYAIGTHYTRTDQIVAYLRELDRVSDRVSLRTIGTTFEERPQVVATITAPQNQQNLAGLQQARRALVDPAQPAPDYRKLPVVVSLNFGVHGNESSSSEAALLLAYYLTASTSPETQQWLEQSVITIDPLENPDGRDRASHWFD comes from the coding sequence ATGTTGAAATCATCCTTTTCCGCTGCCCTGCTTTCCCTGGGCTTGACACTAGCCCAACCCGCCGCGGCTCAAAACAGCTACTTTTTCCCCGCCGCCCAGGCTAGCACCTTCGACTCTAAAATCCCGACGCCCGAGCAGTTTCTGGGCTACGCCATCGGCACGCACTACACCCGCACCGACCAGATTGTGGCCTACCTGCGGGAGCTGGACCGGGTGTCGGACCGGGTGAGTCTGCGCACCATCGGGACGACCTTCGAGGAGCGGCCTCAGGTAGTAGCCACCATCACCGCGCCCCAGAACCAGCAAAACCTGGCCGGCTTGCAGCAGGCCCGCCGGGCCCTGGTCGACCCCGCGCAGCCGGCGCCCGACTACCGCAAGCTGCCGGTGGTAGTCAGCCTCAACTTCGGCGTGCATGGCAACGAAAGCTCCTCGTCGGAAGCGGCCCTGCTGCTGGCTTACTACCTGACGGCCTCCACCAGCCCCGAAACCCAGCAGTGGCTGGAACAATCGGTTATAACCATTGACCCGCTGGAAAACCCCGACGGGCGCGACCGGGCCTCACACTGGTTTGACTAG
- a CDS encoding RagB/SusD family nutrient uptake outer membrane protein: MKSTIHHLFFAAWLGATTLSITACNDLLEPTPVQQLADDKAITDAGSARSATIGVYDRVQAYYQLNWPVLGFLPGDNVRFNGTLNQFLQIDQNQLSADNVLITEAWTQMYQAVNGANNVLAALPGINDPLLPAAEKNQLLGEAYFLRALVYFDLGRGWGGVPLVLTPTRSKENGAGQGRSTLAQTYEQVLADLIQAESLLPETATRNRAVKAAARALRARLHLYRQQWSEAETYATQVISSSSNYRLVTPYRAISTAPFLSQESVFELTFSNSDANSMWNNWFPSALGGQFNFQPLPAAITLLNDPATGGSRSALLASTTINGSSVTYGNLYSRSAQRDDPSYVLRLAEQYLIRAEARAKQNKLTDALADLNAVRARAGVEPSKAATAEALLLAIENERRVEFAFEADRWFDLVRTGRAATVLGVTDQRRWLFPIPFNDLVADRSLEQNPGY; the protein is encoded by the coding sequence ATGAAATCCACGATACACCACCTGTTTTTTGCGGCTTGGCTCGGCGCTACTACGCTCAGCATCACGGCCTGCAATGATTTGCTGGAGCCCACGCCGGTGCAGCAACTCGCTGATGACAAGGCCATAACCGATGCCGGTAGTGCCCGCTCGGCCACCATCGGCGTGTATGACCGGGTGCAGGCTTACTACCAGCTCAACTGGCCGGTGCTGGGCTTTCTGCCCGGCGACAATGTGCGCTTCAACGGCACGCTCAACCAGTTTCTGCAAATCGACCAAAACCAGCTCAGCGCCGACAACGTGCTGATTACCGAGGCCTGGACCCAGATGTATCAGGCTGTGAACGGGGCCAACAACGTGCTGGCCGCCCTGCCCGGCATCAACGACCCGCTGCTGCCCGCCGCCGAGAAAAACCAGCTGCTCGGCGAGGCTTATTTTCTGCGGGCGCTGGTCTACTTCGACCTGGGCCGGGGCTGGGGCGGAGTACCATTGGTGCTGACGCCCACGCGCTCCAAGGAAAACGGCGCCGGCCAGGGCCGCAGCACCCTGGCCCAGACCTACGAGCAGGTGCTGGCCGACCTGATCCAGGCCGAGAGCCTCTTGCCCGAAACTGCTACCCGCAACCGCGCCGTTAAAGCCGCTGCCCGGGCCCTGCGGGCCCGCCTGCACCTCTACCGCCAGCAGTGGAGCGAGGCCGAAACCTACGCCACCCAGGTGATTAGCAGCAGCAGCAACTACCGGCTCGTGACGCCCTACCGCGCAATTTCCACGGCCCCTTTCCTGAGCCAGGAATCGGTGTTTGAGCTGACCTTCAGCAACTCCGACGCCAATAGCATGTGGAACAACTGGTTTCCCAGCGCCCTGGGCGGACAGTTCAACTTCCAGCCCCTGCCCGCTGCCATTACCCTGCTCAACGACCCGGCTACCGGCGGCAGCCGCTCGGCCCTGCTGGCTTCTACTACCATCAACGGCAGCAGCGTGACCTACGGCAACCTCTACAGCCGCTCGGCCCAGCGCGACGACCCGAGCTATGTGCTGCGCCTGGCCGAGCAGTACCTCATCCGGGCCGAAGCCCGCGCCAAGCAAAACAAGCTCACCGATGCCCTGGCCGACCTGAACGCCGTACGCGCCCGCGCCGGGGTAGAGCCCAGCAAAGCCGCCACCGCCGAAGCTCTGTTGCTGGCCATCGAAAACGAGCGGCGCGTGGAATTCGCCTTCGAAGCCGACCGGTGGTTTGACCTCGTGCGCACCGGCCGCGCCGCCACCGTGCTCGGCGTCACCGACCAGCGCCGCTGGCTCTTCCCGATTCCCTTCAACGACCTGGTCGCCGACCGGAGCCTGGAGCAGAACCCGGGGTACTAA
- a CDS encoding SusC/RagA family TonB-linked outer membrane protein, whose product MKSSTLLAVPAALAGIVCVASPAWAQTAPSVQTAPQPITGTITDAADGSPLPGVTVVVKGTTVGASTDPSGQFSLNLPAGSNTLVVSAVGYESQTVAATGGAVRVRLKADVKQLSEVVVTGYSEQNRKTLTSAINSVKGDALKDIPAASPDQLLQGKAPGVQVSANSGVPGGGIFIRIRGSNSVNASNDPLYVVDGVFINNTNLIATGLGNQVSSNPLADLNPQDIESIEILKDANATAIYGSRGANGVVLIQTKRGKAGDKTRITFNTYHGWSKAAKQYDLVTGPELAELENERFLNDGGNPSQLPYRSVASGGRGLPEEQPTYDRLSDVFRTAQTQSYELSAAGGSDKTQFYIGAGYFQQESIARPSAFDRFSLRVNLDNSVTDKLRIGTSTALARTHRNVSSNDNNPVGVINSALFPRTNLPVYNPDGSYAKYGSFDNHQALIDHLNNDAVGTRVISNVYGEYRFLKNLTLRSSWSIDFNDMYENNFNNTLILAGQPRGTASSYLSRDITLLNEQTLNYNVELGENHSLQALVGNTLQRNTFQRTSLLGQQFPGNDLTTIASAATQTGSSSRSQAGLVSFFGKATYSYKSRYTADVSVRADASSRFGRDNRWGYFPAVGLGWRLGEEGFIQNLNVFQELKLRASIGKTGNQAGISDFAALGLVQGGANYLDLPGTAPLQLANPNLSWESTRQWNVGLDAAVLDNRVLLELNYYDKYTSGLLLNVPVPRKTGFASVVENYGAVSNKGFEAQATVNWLTKGPLQWSTTVNLARNVNKIQKLAAPITTGSRDIFRLEEGAPLYSFWLYHQTGVNPESGDAQYEDVNGDGQLTVVDRQLVGNAWPAYFGGLTNSVTYKGVDFGFSLNFEQGAKIMNMNRFFLVHGGTQSNIGYLREQLDRWQSPGDQTDIPRLTTNAASNNYGGVVQNLSDRYLEDGSFLRLRTLTLGYTIPKETLAKARLNSVRVYVQAANLFTLTPYSGLDPEVNSQSGVSNTKNFDWATVPQPRTFQVGITVGL is encoded by the coding sequence ATGAAATCCTCTACTCTTTTGGCGGTGCCGGCCGCATTAGCTGGCATCGTGTGCGTAGCTAGTCCGGCCTGGGCCCAAACCGCCCCGTCAGTTCAAACTGCCCCGCAACCCATTACCGGTACCATTACCGATGCCGCCGACGGCAGCCCCTTGCCGGGCGTTACCGTTGTGGTCAAAGGCACTACGGTAGGCGCCTCCACCGACCCCAGCGGACAATTCTCGCTGAACTTGCCAGCGGGTAGCAATACGCTGGTCGTTAGCGCCGTAGGCTACGAAAGCCAGACCGTGGCGGCTACGGGCGGCGCGGTGCGCGTCCGGTTGAAAGCCGACGTCAAGCAGCTTTCAGAAGTAGTCGTGACGGGCTACAGTGAGCAGAACCGCAAGACCCTGACCAGCGCCATCAACTCCGTGAAAGGCGACGCGCTGAAGGACATTCCGGCCGCCAGCCCCGACCAGCTCTTGCAGGGCAAGGCGCCCGGCGTGCAGGTGTCGGCCAACTCGGGTGTGCCGGGCGGCGGTATTTTCATCCGCATCCGGGGCAGCAACTCGGTGAATGCCAGCAACGACCCGCTCTACGTAGTCGACGGGGTGTTTATCAACAACACCAACCTGATTGCTACGGGCCTGGGTAACCAGGTATCGTCGAACCCGCTGGCCGATTTGAACCCGCAGGACATTGAGAGCATCGAGATTCTGAAGGACGCCAACGCCACGGCCATTTACGGCTCCCGTGGAGCCAACGGGGTGGTCTTGATTCAGACCAAGCGGGGCAAGGCCGGCGACAAAACCCGCATCACCTTCAACACCTACCACGGCTGGTCGAAGGCGGCCAAGCAGTACGATTTGGTAACTGGACCCGAACTGGCGGAGCTGGAAAACGAGCGGTTTTTGAACGACGGGGGTAACCCCAGCCAGTTACCCTACCGCTCGGTAGCCTCGGGTGGGCGGGGCCTGCCGGAGGAGCAGCCCACCTACGACCGGCTCTCCGACGTGTTTCGCACGGCCCAGACCCAGAGCTACGAGCTGTCGGCCGCGGGAGGCTCGGATAAAACCCAGTTCTACATCGGGGCGGGCTATTTCCAGCAGGAGTCTATTGCCCGGCCCAGCGCCTTCGACCGGTTTTCCCTGCGGGTCAACCTCGACAACTCCGTCACCGACAAGCTGCGCATCGGCACCAGCACGGCCCTGGCCCGCACCCACCGCAACGTAAGCAGCAACGACAACAACCCGGTGGGCGTCATCAACTCGGCCCTGTTTCCGCGCACCAACCTGCCGGTCTACAACCCCGACGGCTCCTACGCCAAGTACGGCTCCTTCGACAACCACCAGGCCCTGATTGACCACCTCAACAACGACGCGGTAGGCACCCGGGTCATTTCCAACGTCTATGGCGAGTACCGTTTCCTCAAAAACCTGACGTTGCGCAGCAGTTGGAGCATCGACTTCAACGACATGTACGAAAACAACTTCAACAACACCCTGATTCTGGCCGGCCAGCCCCGGGGCACGGCTTCGTCCTACCTCTCGCGCGACATTACCCTGCTCAACGAACAGACCCTGAACTACAATGTCGAGCTGGGCGAAAACCACTCCCTGCAGGCGTTGGTGGGCAATACGTTGCAGCGCAACACCTTCCAGCGGACCAGCTTGCTGGGGCAGCAGTTTCCCGGCAACGACCTGACCACCATTGCCTCGGCTGCTACCCAAACTGGTTCCTCGTCCCGCTCCCAGGCCGGGCTGGTGTCGTTCTTTGGCAAGGCCACCTACTCCTATAAGAGCCGCTACACCGCCGACGTGAGCGTGCGGGCCGACGCCTCGTCGCGCTTCGGGCGCGACAACCGCTGGGGTTACTTCCCGGCCGTAGGGCTGGGCTGGCGCCTGGGCGAGGAAGGCTTTATCCAGAACCTCAACGTGTTCCAGGAGCTTAAGCTCCGGGCCAGTATCGGCAAAACTGGTAACCAGGCCGGCATCAGCGACTTTGCCGCCCTGGGCCTGGTGCAGGGTGGAGCCAACTACCTCGATTTGCCCGGCACGGCCCCGCTGCAGCTGGCCAACCCCAACCTGAGCTGGGAAAGCACCCGGCAGTGGAACGTGGGCCTCGACGCGGCCGTGCTCGACAACCGGGTGCTGCTGGAGCTGAACTACTACGACAAGTACACCTCGGGTTTATTGCTGAACGTGCCGGTGCCGCGCAAAACCGGCTTCGCCTCAGTCGTTGAAAACTACGGGGCCGTCAGCAACAAGGGTTTCGAGGCCCAGGCCACGGTGAACTGGCTGACCAAAGGCCCCCTGCAGTGGAGCACGACGGTGAACTTGGCCCGCAACGTGAACAAGATTCAGAAGCTGGCCGCGCCCATTACCACCGGCTCCCGCGACATTTTCCGCCTCGAGGAAGGTGCCCCGCTCTACTCGTTCTGGCTCTACCACCAAACTGGCGTGAACCCCGAAAGCGGCGACGCCCAGTACGAGGACGTGAACGGCGACGGGCAGCTCACTGTGGTCGACCGGCAGTTGGTGGGCAACGCCTGGCCCGCCTACTTCGGCGGCCTCACCAACTCGGTTACTTATAAGGGAGTGGATTTTGGCTTCTCGCTCAACTTCGAGCAGGGCGCCAAAATCATGAACATGAACCGCTTCTTCCTCGTGCACGGCGGTACCCAGAGCAACATCGGCTACCTGCGCGAGCAGCTCGACCGGTGGCAGAGCCCCGGCGACCAGACCGACATTCCGCGCCTGACGACCAATGCGGCCAGCAACAACTACGGCGGGGTGGTGCAAAACCTCAGTGACCGGTACCTCGAAGACGGCTCCTTCCTGCGCCTGCGCACCCTGACGCTGGGCTACACCATCCCGAAGGAAACCCTGGCCAAAGCCCGCCTGAACTCGGTGCGCGTCTACGTGCAGGCCGCTAACCTGTTCACCCTCACGCCTTACTCCGGCCTCGACCCCGAGGTCAACTCCCAGAGCGGGGTGAGCAACACCAAAAACTTCGACTGGGCCACCGTGCCCCAGCCCCGCACTTTCCAGGTGGGCATCACGGTCGGCTTGTAG